One part of the Prunus persica cultivar Lovell chromosome G5, Prunus_persica_NCBIv2, whole genome shotgun sequence genome encodes these proteins:
- the LOC18777188 gene encoding uncharacterized protein LOC18777188: protein MLSSTCSHSLIRRPFLQSPAPKTRVSTRPGALYPISRSFRIFESHSRPSSTRWTRISCFRQENSSSETPKADYIGHLVPEEVVKSEFDDSKVVKKDWGFTLREAADAVFRAIGSRWSVPWTAETIMQVMLLWVVAFWFIGSWMVPFAAHLAGFSRESLTFRGQALFSLVTDVTEGLAGIVILYRCLSRFRPLPPDWFKFSLKGSWQLDVALGCLMFPLVNRLSQFNLNLLPLLPSTPVTISSVEQSILARDPVAMALYAVVVSVCAPVWEEIVFRGFLLPSLTKYMPVWSAILVSSVVFALAHFNVQRMLPLIFLGVVMGVIFARSRNLLPSMLLHSLWNGFVFLDLMK from the exons ATGTTGAGCTCCACTTGCTCTCACTCTCTTATTCGCCGCCCTTTCCTTCAATCACCTGCCCCAAAAACTAGGGTTTCGACCCGACCCGGAGCTCTATATCCAATTTCCCGGAGTTTTAGGATCTTCGAATCTCATTCCAGGCCTTCCAGCACG aGATGGACAAGAATTTCATGCTTTAGACAAGAGAATTCTTCATCAGAAACCCCGAAAGCTGATTATATTGGACACTTGGTGCCTGAGGAAGTAGTTAAGTCCGAATTCGATGATTCTAAGGTGGTTAAAAAGGATTGGGGATTCACTCTTCGAGAG GCTGCAGATGCAGTGTTTAGGGCGATTGGGAGTCGGTGGAGTGTGCCATGGACAGCAGAGACCATAATGCAG GTCATGCTACTATGGGTTGTAGCTTTCTGGTTCATAGGTTCTTGGATGGTTCCATTTGCAGCTCACCTGGCAGGTTTCAGCAGGGAATCATTAACATTTAGAGGACAAGCCTTATTTAGCCTGGTGACTGATGTAACTGAGGGTCTTGCTGGAATTGTGATCCTTTATCGCTGCTTATCTCGTTTCCGTCCGCTTCCCCCAGATTGGTTCAAATTTAGCTTGAAAGGATCCTGGCAGTTGGATGTTGCTCTTGGATGCCTTATGTTTCCCCTGGTCAATCGGCTCTCACAGTTCAACCTCAACCTATTACCTCTTTTGCCTTCCACCCCTGTCACAATATCAAGTGTTGAGCAATCAATTTTGGCACGTGATCCAGTGGCAATGGCACTGTATGCGGTAGTAGTTTCGGTGTGTGCTCCTGTATGGGAGGAGATAGTGTTTAGGGGTTTCCTACTTCCTTCCTTGACCAAGTACATGCCTGTATGGTCTGCAATACTGGTGAGCTCGGTTGTATTTGCTTTAGCGCATTTTAATGTACAGAGGATGCTAccacttatttttcttggggTGGTGATGGGTGTTATATTTGCACGGTCAAGGAACCTATTACCATCAATGCTCTTGCATAGCCTTTGGAATGgctttgtatttttggatttaaTGAAATAA
- the LOC18776347 gene encoding peroxisomal biogenesis factor 6, with protein sequence MEQKGILLSALGVGMGVGVGLGLASGQTMSKWAGNGTLSNALTPDTVEQELLRQIVDGRDSKVTFDQFPYYLSEQTRVLITSAAYVHLKRAEVSKYTRNLSPASRAILLSGPAELYQQQLAKALAHYFQAKLLLLDVTNFSLKIQSKYGSSNKASSFKRSTSEVTLERLSGLFGSFSIFPQREEPTGTLRRQNSGVDIRSSMVEGSSNPSKLRRNASASGNISNLASQSTPANSAPLRRTSSWSFDEKLLIQSLYRVLVFVSNTCPVVLYLRDVDKLLSRSQRIYNLFQKMLKKLSGAVLILGSRIVDLGEDKREVDERLTALFPYNIEIRPPENESHLVSWNTQLEEDMKMIQVQDNKNHIMEVLSSNDLDCDDLGSICIADTIDLSNYIEEIVVSAVSYHLMNNKDPEYRNGKLVISSNSLSHGLNIFQEGKYSGKDTLKLEAKAETLKEAGIEGAVGVNLETKTESAAPENKSGAETSTSAAKTDADNPIPISRASAELDNEFEKRIRPEVIPANEIGVTFADIGALDEIKESLQELVMLPLRRPDLFNGGLLKPCRGILLFGPPGSGKTMLAKAIAREAGASFINVSMSTITSKWFGEDEKNVRALFTLAAKVSPTIIFVDEVDSMLGQRTRFGEHEAMRKIKNEFMTHWDGLLSNQGDRILVLAATNRPFDLDEAIIRRFERRILVGLPTVENREMILRTLLSKEKVEARLDFKELATMTEGFSGSDLKNLCTTAAYRPVRELIQAEREKDLEKKQRAAGGQNPQGVPSINQAQSSEGQSPEAVPATKEHKEERVITLRPLNMEDFKQAKSQVAASFASEGAMMNELKQWNDQYGEGGSRKREQLTYFL encoded by the exons ATGGAGCAGAAAGGCATTTTGCTATCGGCTTTGGGTGTGGGAATGGGAGTGGGAGTTGGGCTTGGGTTGGCTTCGGGTCAGACGATGAGCAAATGGGCCGGAAACGGCACCCTCTCCAATGCCCTTACGCCGGATACGGTCGAGCAGGAGTTGCTACGACAGATCGTTGATGGCAGAGACAGCAAGGTCACCTTCGACCAATTCCCCTACTACCTCAG TGAACAGACTCGAGTATTGATAACCAGTGCTGCCTATGTCCATCTCAAGCGCGCTGAGGTTTCGAAGTACACACGCAATCTTTCTCCCGCAAGTCGGGCTATTTTGCTCTCAGGGCCTGCTG AACTTTACCAACAACAACTTGCCAAGGCTTTAGCCCATTACTTCCAGGCGAAGTTGTTGCTCTTAGATGTGACAAATTTTTCTCTAAAG ATTCAGAGCAAATATGGAAGTTCCAACAAAGCATCT TCTTTTAAAAGGTCCACTTCTGAGGTGACACTAGAGCGGTTGTCTGGTCTATTTGGATCATTTTCAATCTTTCCTCAAAGGGAGGAACCCACAG GCACATTACGAAGGCAAAACAGCGGTGTGGATATTCGATCAAG TATGGTAGAAGGTTCTAGTAATCCTTCAAAGCTTCGTAGAAATGCTTCTGCTTCAGGAAATATTAGTAACCTTGCTTCTCAGTCCACTCCCGCAAATTCAG CTCCACTTAGGCGCACAAGCAGCTGGTCTTTTGATGAGAAGCTTCTTATACAGTCCCTGTACAGA gttttggtttttgtctCAAATACCTGCCCCGTTGTGCTGTATCTTAGGGACGTTGACAAGCTCTTATCTAGATCACAGAGGATATACAACTTGTTCCagaaaatgttgaagaaattaTCTGGAGCTGTGCTGATCCTTGGTTCACGAATTGTGGATCTGGGTGAAGACAAAAGAGAGGTTGATGAGAGGCTTACTGCTCTTTTCCCTTACAACATTGAAATCAGGCCTCCTGAAAATGAATCCCATCTTGTCAGCTGGAATACTCAACTAGAGGAAGATATGAAAATGATTCAGGTTCAGGATAACAAAAACCACATCATGGAAGTACTTTCATCTAATGATCTTGATTGCGATGATCTGGGTTCGATCTGCATTGCAGACACAATTGATCTTAGTAACTATATAGAAGAGATTGTGGTATCAGCAGTTTCTTATCATTTAATGAATAACAAAGATCCTGAATACAGAAATGGAAAACTAGTCATTTCATCCAACAG TTTGTCCCATGGATTAAATATATTCCAAGAGGGCAAATATAGTGGCAAAGATACATTGAAGCTGGAAGCAAAGGCTGAAACACTTAAG GAAGCAGGAATTGAAGGGGCTGTTGGTGTGAATTTAGAGACAAAAACTGAAAGTGCTGCTCCTGAAAACAAAAGTGGCGCAGAGACATCAACTTCAGCGGCAAAAACAGATGCTGACAATCCAATTCCAATATCAAGAGCTTCT GCAGAACTCGATAATGAATTTGAGAAGCGCATAAGACCAGAGGTCATACCAGCAAATGAGATTGGTGTAACATTTGCTGATATTGGTGCTTTGGATGAGATTAAAGAATCCCTTCAGGAATTGGTAATGCTCCCTCTGCGGAGACCAGACCTTTTCAATGGAGGCCTGTTAAAGCCTTGTAGAGGTATATTGCTATTTGGGCCCCCTGGAAGTGGGAAGACTATGCTGGCGAAGGCGATTGCCAGGGAGGCTGGAGCAAGCTTCATTAATGTATCTATGTCCACCATTACCTCTAAATGGTTTGGTGAAGACGAGAAAAACGTTCGAGCTTTGTTCACCCTGGCAGCCAAAGTCTCTCCAACCATCATCTTTGTAGATGAGGTTGATAGCATGCTCGGGCAGCGGACAAGATTTGGAGAACATGAAGCCATGCGAAAGATAAAGAATGAATTTATGACTCATTGGGATGGGCTCTTGTCTAATCAAGGAGACCGAATCCTTGTTCTTGCTGCTACTAACAGGCCATTTGACCTTGATGAAGCAATTATCAGGCGTTTTGAACGGAG AATTTTGGTGGGGCTACCGACTGTGGAGAACAGAGAAATGATTTTGAGAACTCTGTTGTCAAAAGAGAAGGTGGAAGCACGACTAGACTTCAAGGAGCTTGCAACTATGACTGAAGGATTTAGTGGAAGTGATCTTAAG AACTTGTGTACAACAGCTGCTTATCGACCAGTTAGGGAATTGATAcaagcagagagagaaaaggatcTG gaGAAAAAGCAGAGAGCTGCAGGAGGACAAAATCCACAAGGTGTTCCTAGTATAAATCAAGCCCAGTCTTCGGAAGGGCAGAGTCCAGAAGCTGTCCCAGCAACAAAAGAACATAAAGAGGAAAGAGTGATCACCCTCAGGCCTTTAAATATGGAAGACTTTAAGCAGGCAAAAAGTCAG GTCGCAGCTAGCTTTGCATCTGAGGGAGCCATGATGAATGAATTGAAGCAGTGGAATGACCAATACGGGGAAGGGGGAtcgagaaagagagagcagttAACTTATTTCCTATGA
- the LOC18777886 gene encoding reticulon-like protein B2, translating to MAEHTEEVKAAESLMDKIADKIHGHDSPVSPAVESLHEKAVSSGHAASLKAKAYSLFGREKPVHNVFGGGKAADVFLWRDKKGSASVLIAITIIWVFFELLGYHLLTLMAHCLILVLAMLFLWSNASTFINKSPPRIPQVKIPEKPVLQIASAITIEINRAFVILREIASGKDLKQFLSVIAGLWVLSILGKWYNFLTLVYIVVVLLFTLPVFYEKYDDQVDAFAEKAMIEIKKQYAVFDAKVLSKVPKGQMKDKKT from the exons ATGGCGGAGCATACGGAGGAAGTGAAGGCGGCGGAGTCTCTGATGGATAAGATAGCGGACAAGATCCACGGCCACGATTCGCCAGTGTCGCCGGCGGTGGAGTCGCTGCACGAGAAGGCCGTCAGCAGCGGCCATGCGGCGTCGTTGAAGGCCAAGGCTTACAGTCTCTTTGGGAGGGAGAAGCCCGTGCACAACGTCTTCGGCGGTGGAAAAG CGGCAGATGTTTTCCTGTGGAGGGACAAGAAGGGATCGGCAAGTGTTCTTATTGCGATAACGATCATATGGGTTTTCTTTGAATTGCTTGGCTACCACCTGCTGACTCTGATGGCCCACTGCTTGATTCTGGTTCTTGCAATGTTGTTCTTATGGTCCAACGCTTCAACCTTCATTAACAA GTCTCCACCACGCATTCCACAAGTTAAAATTCCAGAGAAGCCGGTTCTACAGATTGCGTCTGCAATTACAATTGAGATTAACCGGGCTTTTGTTATCCTGCGAGAGATTGCCTCAGGGAAGGATCTGAAGCAGTTCCTCTCT GTGATTGCTGGCTTGTGGGTTTTGTCTATCCTGGGGAAGTGGTACAACTTCTTGACCTTGGTCTACATAG tTGTTGTTTTGCTCTTCACGCTGCCTGTATTCTATGAGAAATATGACGACCAGGTGGATGCATTCGCAGAGAAGGCTATGATCGAGATCAAGAAGCAGTATGCAGTGTTTGATGCAAAGGTCCTAAGTAAAGTTCCTAAGGGGCAAATGAAGGACAAGAAGACTTAG
- the LOC18777727 gene encoding probable membrane-associated kinase regulator 2, whose amino-acid sequence MEAFSLLKYWRGGGVVANPVPNSTDTASSANMRAPSTSTTTTTILTAVAQHRDETDDDDSDGDDGPFFDLEFAVPDEDEAQPQTHKPSGQSMDETDVEHQEDDDDDSSEEDDEESDDGVDGEREFNFTVSSGSSHDRTDDPTLTLSPSDDLFFKGKLVPIEPSSIEFNPSEEPNSKPQFAVSLLKSATKFRVFMLGLKKSKSNANGSEKTEPAVGSVEPPQKTQEKQQQKQQEPQQQKQKQQGKLFTVKFKVEEVPIVSLFTRDNSSRISTTNKSQSQTQTQTQQKPISAAEESASEEKRFSKEVMQKYLKMVKPLYVRVSKRYGEKLRLSGQLSLSGSTAPAPVAGCEKSQSGTEASEPPATASIAKSCHKQGNFPAGLRVVCKHLGKSRSASSAVAAAPSGAVVSQRRDDSLLQQQDGIQSAILHCKRSFNASRDSDSTLLSRSVSDPSNEKSVELSRKSSDHGKGVGL is encoded by the exons ATGGAAGCTTTCAGCTTGCTCAAGTACTGGCGAGGCGGTGGTGTTGTGGCCAACCCCGTTCCCAATAGCACAGACACTGCTTCTTCCGCTAACATGCGCGCCCCTTcgacctccaccaccaccaccacaatcCTCACCGCCGTCGCCCAACACAGAGACGAGACTGACGACGACGACAGCGACGGCGACGATGGGCCTTTCTTTGACTTAGAGTTCGCTGTCCCCGACGAGGATGAAGCCCAGCCGCAAACTCACAAACCCTCTGGCCAAAGTATGGACGAGACCGATGTAGAGCACCAAGAAGATGACGACGACGATAGCTCtgaggaagatgatgaagagtCTGATGATGGCGTGGACGGTGAGAGAGAGTTCAACTTCACGGTCTCTTCTGGGTCTAGCCATGACCGTACGGACGACCCCACCCTCACTCTGTCTCCCTCCGACGACTTGTTCTTCAAAGGCAAGCTTGTGCCCATTGAGCCCTCGTCGATTGAGTTCAACCCATCTGAAGAACCCAACTCCAAGCCCCAATTCGCCGTTTCCTTGTTGAAATCGGCCACCAAATTTCGTGTTTTCATGTTGGGTTTGAAGAAATCGAAGTCGAATGCAAATGGGTCGGAGAAAACAGAGCCGGCTGTTGGATCTGTTGAACCGCCGCAGAAAACCCAAGAGAAGCAGCAACAGAAACAGCAAGAGCCGCAGCAGCAGAAGCAAAAGCAGCAGGGGAAGCTCTTCACGGTGAAATTTAAAGTCGAGGAGGTACCCATTGTGTCTTTGTTTACCAGAGACAACAGCTCCAGAatctccaccaccaacaaGTCCCAGTCCCAGACCCAGACCCAGACCCAGCAGAAGCCCATAAGCGCTGCTGAAGAATCGGCTTCTGAGGAAAAGCGCTTTTCCAAAGAAGTAATGCAAAAGTACTTGAAAATGGTCAAGCCTCTCTACGTTCGCGTGTCCAAGAGGTACGGCGAGAAGCTCAGGCTGTCCGGCCAACTCAGCTTAAGCGGCTCGACAGCGCCGGCGCCTGTTGCTGGGTGTGAGAAGAGCCAGTCAGGGACTGAAGCTTCAGAGCCGCCGGCGACGGCGAGCATTGCGAAGAGTTGTCATAAACAGGGAAATTTTCCGGCTGGGCTGAGAGTAGTTTGTAAGCACTTGGGTAAAAGCCGGTCGGCTTCCTCGGCTGTAGCCGCGGCTCCATCAGGAGCCGTGGTGTCTCAGAGGAGAGATGATTCGCTGCTTCAGCAGCAGGATGGAATCCAAAGCGCCATTCTGCATTGCAAGCGCTCCTTCAATGCCTCCAGag ATTCGGACTCTACCCTGCTATCTCGGTCTGTGAGCGATCCCTCGAATGAAAAGTCAGTTGAGTTGTCACGCAAATCGTCGGATCATGGCAAAGGAGTTGGCCTTTAA
- the LOC18777470 gene encoding uncharacterized protein LOC18777470: MAAKEQGKPLAPANSYHLRSDEEEVFVSSHIKLCQRKYVMCCGCVSALFLIIAVTAIVLGFTVFHVKGPRIKMNDVTIQQLEVANGALRSDTNVTLLADVSIKNPNVASFKYGNTTTRVYYSGTEVGQGRTPAGVAKARRTMRMNVTVDIVPGEISAVPGFIKEVASGKLTVSTYTRIEGKVKILMVNKNVVVELNCSMTYNFASKGIEGEDCKRRVSL; this comes from the coding sequence ATGGCTGCCAAAGAACAAGGCAAGCCCCTAGCCCCAGCCAACTCATACCATCTCCGcagtgatgaagaagaagttttCGTCTCCTCACacataaagctctgccaaagaAAATATGTAATGTGCTGTGGCTGTGTCTCGGCTCTCTTCTTAATCATAGCCGTAACAGCCATAGTTCTCGGGTTCACGGTGTTTCACGTAAAGGGCCCGAGGATCAAGATGAATGATGTCACAATCCAACAACTGGAGGTTGCCAACGGAGCCCTACGCTCGGATACTAATGTGACACTCCTAGCTGATGTCTCGATCAAGAACCCTAACGTGGCATCTTTCAAGTATGGGAACACAACCACCAGGGTTTACTACAGCGGGACGGAGGTGGGCCAGGGGAGGACTCCAGCAGGGGTGGCAAAGGCGAGGAGGACGATGAGGATGAACGTGACGGTGGATATTGTTCCTGGGGAGATCTCGGCGGTGCCGGGGTTCATAAAGGAGGTGGCATCAGGGAAGTTGACGGTGAGCACTTATACAAGGATTGAAGGTAAGGTGAAAATTCTTATGGTCAATAAAAATGTGGTGGTTGAATTGAATTGTAGCATGACGTACAATTTTGCAAGCAAGGGGATTGAAGGAGAGGACTGCAAGCGAAGGGTTAGTCTTTGA